From Candidatus Binataceae bacterium, the proteins below share one genomic window:
- a CDS encoding cobalamin-independent methionine synthase II family protein, with product MRRSTDRILTTHTGSLPRPDDLTDMLYAREAGELRARAALDTRVRSAVAEVVRRQAEAGIDVVNDGEMGKIGYSTYVKDRLSGFGDEEHKRASLTAADMAEFPEFTQRAFAGRKMPAMRRPSCNGPIAYRGGAELERDLDNLRAALAEVKVAEAFVSAASPGVIAQFLGNYHYPTHEAYIAALADAMKSEYDAIHRAGFLLQLDCPDLAMSRHIQFADASTAEFRKVAELHVEALNHALRDVAPDRVRLHLCWGNYEGPHHRDIALAEIIDIVLKARPMAISYEAANPRHEHEFKVFESARLPPGKILIPGVLDSTTNFIEHPEVVAMRICNLTRIVGRENVIAGTDCGFATFAGFSRVVPAIAWAKLRAMAEGARLASRALWN from the coding sequence ATGAGGCGCAGCACCGACCGCATACTGACCACCCATACCGGCAGCCTGCCCCGCCCAGACGATCTCACCGATATGCTTTATGCCCGCGAGGCCGGCGAATTGCGCGCGCGCGCGGCGCTCGATACGCGCGTGCGTTCCGCCGTCGCAGAGGTCGTACGCAGGCAGGCGGAGGCCGGCATCGACGTCGTCAACGACGGCGAAATGGGAAAGATCGGCTATTCGACATACGTCAAGGACCGGCTGAGCGGCTTCGGCGACGAGGAGCACAAGCGCGCCTCGCTGACCGCGGCCGACATGGCGGAGTTTCCCGAGTTCACCCAGCGCGCATTTGCGGGACGCAAGATGCCCGCGATGAGGCGCCCGTCGTGCAATGGCCCGATCGCCTACCGCGGCGGCGCCGAACTGGAGCGCGACCTCGACAATCTGAGGGCGGCGCTTGCTGAGGTAAAGGTCGCGGAGGCGTTTGTCAGCGCTGCCTCGCCCGGTGTGATCGCGCAGTTCCTCGGCAACTATCATTACCCGACCCACGAGGCCTACATCGCCGCGCTCGCAGACGCGATGAAGAGCGAGTACGACGCGATCCATCGTGCGGGATTCCTGCTCCAGCTCGATTGCCCCGATCTCGCGATGAGCCGCCATATCCAGTTCGCGGACGCGAGCACCGCCGAATTTCGCAAGGTGGCCGAGCTGCACGTCGAGGCACTCAATCACGCGCTGCGCGACGTTGCGCCTGACCGCGTCCGGCTCCATCTGTGCTGGGGCAACTACGAGGGTCCGCACCATCGCGACATCGCGCTCGCCGAGATCATCGACATCGTGCTCAAGGCGCGTCCGATGGCGATTTCTTATGAGGCGGCCAACCCGCGCCATGAACACGAGTTCAAAGTCTTCGAGAGCGCCAGGCTGCCCCCCGGCAAGATCCTGATCCCGGGTGTGCTCGATTCGACTACCAACTTCATCGAACATCCCGAGGTCGTCGCTATGCGCATCTGCAACCTGACGCGAATCGTCGGGCGCGAGAACGTGATCGCGGGCACCGACTGCGGGTTTGCGACCTTTGCCGGGTTCTCGCGCGTGGTGCCCGCGATCGCGTGGGCGAAGCTGCGCGCGATGGCCGAGGGCGCGCGCCTCGCCTCGCGCGCGCTGTGGAATTAG
- a CDS encoding SDR family oxidoreductase: protein MADRLKGKVALITGGGSGIGRATAMLFAREGARVVVADYNVDGGERTVRTIKEAGGEALFHAADVSNSRDAEALVARTIAAYGRLDSAFNNAGIEGEFSPTPECTLENWQRVIGINLSGVFYCMKYEIPAMLTGGGGTIVNTASICGLAGIANTAAYTAAKHGVVGLTKAAALEFSSKGIRINAVCPGFIRTPMVARVMDRGSFDEKAVIQTHPINRLGQPEEIAESVLWLSSDASSFVCGVSMPVDGAYMAQ, encoded by the coding sequence ATGGCTGATCGGCTGAAGGGAAAAGTGGCGCTAATCACCGGGGGCGGCTCGGGTATCGGCCGCGCGACCGCGATGCTTTTCGCGCGCGAGGGGGCCAGGGTGGTTGTCGCCGACTACAACGTTGACGGCGGAGAGCGCACCGTGCGCACGATCAAAGAGGCCGGCGGCGAGGCGCTGTTCCACGCCGCCGACGTCTCGAATTCCAGGGACGCCGAAGCGCTCGTGGCCAGAACCATTGCCGCCTACGGCCGGCTCGACAGCGCATTCAACAACGCAGGCATCGAGGGCGAGTTCTCGCCGACTCCCGAATGCACGCTGGAGAACTGGCAGCGCGTGATCGGAATCAATTTGAGCGGCGTATTCTACTGCATGAAGTACGAGATTCCCGCGATGCTCACGGGCGGCGGCGGTACGATCGTCAACACCGCGTCGATCTGCGGCCTGGCTGGAATCGCGAACACCGCAGCCTACACCGCGGCCAAACACGGCGTCGTTGGCCTGACCAAGGCGGCGGCGCTGGAGTTCTCCAGCAAGGGTATCCGGATCAACGCCGTGTGCCCGGGATTCATCCGCACGCCGATGGTCGCGCGGGTGATGGACCGCGGCAGCTTCGACGAAAAGGCCGTCATCCAGACCCATCCGATCAACCGGCTCGGGCAGCCAGAAGAGATCGCGGAGTCTGTGCTGTGGCTGTCCTCGGACGCGTCGTCGTTCGTATGCGGCGTGTCGATGCCGGTGGACGGCGCCTACATGGCGCAGTAG
- a CDS encoding TauD/TfdA family dioxygenase produces the protein MARGFEIRPLDATFGALVTGLKLAALDEATWHELYAAWLEYALLIFPGQHLSRDEQIAFARRFGPLEFEMAALSNVRKDGTLIADPDNDILKVLKGNMGWHCDSTYMPVQAKGAVFTAQVVPTSGGATGWADMRAAFDALDEDLRTKVENLAAYHSLYYSQAKLGHLPRKGSEYNGYGFHDGPVPLRPLVKVHPETGRKSLSIGRHAHNIPDMDPAESERFLQELVDFACRPPRVYYHHWSPGDAVVWDNRCLLHRATPWDMSEPRVMWHSRIAGDPATEAALS, from the coding sequence GTGGCTCGCGGATTCGAAATCAGACCTCTCGACGCTACCTTCGGCGCGCTGGTGACCGGTCTCAAGCTCGCCGCGCTGGACGAGGCGACTTGGCATGAACTTTACGCCGCCTGGCTGGAGTACGCACTCCTCATCTTTCCCGGCCAGCATCTCAGCCGCGATGAGCAGATCGCCTTCGCCAGACGTTTTGGCCCGCTCGAGTTCGAGATGGCCGCGCTGAGCAACGTGAGAAAAGATGGGACGCTAATCGCCGACCCTGACAACGACATCCTCAAGGTGCTCAAGGGCAACATGGGCTGGCATTGCGACAGCACGTACATGCCGGTGCAGGCCAAGGGTGCGGTCTTTACCGCCCAAGTCGTACCAACCTCCGGCGGAGCAACCGGATGGGCCGATATGCGGGCGGCTTTCGACGCTCTCGACGAGGATCTCCGGACGAAGGTCGAAAACCTCGCGGCCTATCACTCGCTCTACTACAGCCAGGCCAAGCTCGGACATTTGCCGAGGAAAGGGAGCGAATACAACGGCTACGGGTTCCACGATGGGCCGGTGCCGCTGCGTCCCCTGGTGAAGGTCCATCCCGAGACCGGCCGAAAATCGCTGTCAATCGGCCGCCACGCCCACAACATTCCGGATATGGACCCGGCCGAATCTGAGCGGTTCCTGCAGGAGCTGGTAGACTTCGCCTGCCGTCCCCCGCGCGTCTATTATCACCACTGGTCGCCGGGAGATGCTGTGGTGTGGGACAACCGCTGCCTGCTCCACCGAGCCACGCCGTGGGACATGAGCGAGCCTCGGGTGATGTGGCACAGCCGTATTGCCGGCGACCCGGCGACGGAGGCTGCCCTGTCGTGA